The Niastella koreensis GR20-10 genome includes a window with the following:
- a CDS encoding MlaE family ABC transporter permease gives MSLKQKKPRRYIFTGKIDEFFTDVYTFGQFISRFFKSLFLPPYEFKEIVRQSYSIGVKSLPLITLTGFITGIVFTKQSRPSLSDFGATSWLPSLVTIAIIRALAPLVTGLITAGKVGSNIGAELGSMKVTEQIDAMEVSATNPFKFLVVTRVIATSIMVPLLMLYMALLALLGAFVNVHSNEQTSFVSFVENGFHSINFLDIYSSFIKTILFGFTIGIVGCYQGYNTTQGTQGVGRAANSSVVMAMFLIFIEEIIVVQIINWFRMP, from the coding sequence ATGAGTTTAAAACAGAAAAAGCCGCGCAGATATATATTTACCGGAAAGATCGATGAGTTCTTTACCGATGTGTATACATTCGGGCAGTTCATTTCACGCTTTTTTAAAAGTCTGTTTTTACCTCCCTACGAGTTTAAGGAAATAGTGAGGCAGAGTTATTCAATAGGGGTAAAGAGCTTACCTCTTATAACACTCACAGGATTCATCACAGGCATCGTCTTCACCAAACAAAGCCGGCCTTCGTTGTCAGATTTTGGCGCTACCTCATGGCTGCCGTCACTGGTAACTATTGCCATTATCAGGGCGCTGGCGCCGTTGGTAACCGGCCTGATCACTGCCGGTAAAGTAGGTTCAAACATTGGCGCCGAACTGGGCTCCATGAAAGTAACCGAGCAAATAGACGCCATGGAAGTATCGGCTACCAATCCCTTTAAATTCCTGGTGGTTACCCGGGTAATTGCTACCTCCATAATGGTTCCGTTGTTAATGTTGTATATGGCCTTGCTGGCCCTGCTGGGTGCGTTTGTAAATGTGCACAGCAATGAACAAACCAGTTTTGTTTCCTTCGTTGAAAATGGATTTCACAGCATTAATTTCCTTGATATTTATTCCTCGTTTATAAAAACAATACTATTCGGATTTACAATTGGCATTGTAGGTTGCTACCAGGGATATAACACTACCCAGGGAACACAGGGCGTAGGCCGTGCTGCCAATAGCTCGGTAGTGATGGCCATGTTCCTGATTTTTATAGAAGAAATTATTGTAGTACAGATCATCAATTGGTTCAGAATGCCCTGA
- a CDS encoding S8 family serine peptidase, translated as MQIKTIITTTLVLGLIALAACKKNDAGSGSDGNASTNNCVVGQSVEDGTIIPDQYIIAYRESTATGIDLTTTARIASFTNTVLQKHSINLNAIKQSFSGGAKGFIAHLTAAELFRLRKDSSISNIEQDRIIAYGTCFQVVEPKTITWNVQRVGYGDGTGKTAWIIDSGIDFTHPDLNADSARSKCFISGVTSARDENGHGTHVAGIIGAKNNSYGVLGVASGANLVSLRVFDKDGKGTLGSIIQALSYVNSNAKAGDVVNMSLGEDTVSTILDQAVQNTAAKGIYIAIAAGNDHKPASQFSPGRVNAKNVYTVAAVDSVDNFASFSNYGNDVVDYAAPGVKITSTYMGGKYAIFSGTSMAAPHVAGLLLLDGNAIKSSGTAVNDPASAPTPIAHK; from the coding sequence ATGCAGATAAAAACAATAATCACAACAACACTGGTTTTAGGTCTGATAGCGTTGGCTGCCTGTAAAAAAAATGATGCAGGTTCCGGTTCGGATGGAAATGCATCAACCAACAATTGCGTGGTGGGTCAAAGTGTGGAAGATGGAACCATTATTCCAGACCAATATATAATAGCATACCGGGAGTCGACTGCCACGGGAATTGATTTAACAACCACTGCACGAATTGCCTCTTTTACCAATACGGTATTGCAAAAACACAGCATTAACCTCAATGCTATAAAACAAAGCTTTTCCGGCGGTGCTAAAGGCTTTATTGCCCACTTAACAGCTGCTGAATTGTTCCGGTTGCGGAAGGATAGCAGCATCAGTAATATTGAGCAGGACCGCATTATAGCCTATGGTACCTGTTTTCAGGTGGTTGAACCAAAAACAATTACCTGGAATGTACAACGCGTAGGGTATGGCGATGGAACCGGTAAAACGGCCTGGATCATTGACTCAGGTATTGATTTCACCCATCCGGACCTGAATGCCGATTCTGCCCGCAGCAAATGTTTTATATCCGGCGTAACATCAGCCCGCGATGAAAATGGCCATGGCACGCACGTAGCCGGTATTATTGGCGCCAAGAACAACTCATATGGTGTTTTGGGGGTAGCCTCTGGGGCCAACCTGGTATCTTTAAGAGTATTTGATAAAGATGGTAAAGGCACATTAGGATCCATCATTCAGGCACTGTCTTACGTGAATTCAAATGCGAAAGCAGGTGATGTAGTGAATATGAGCCTGGGTGAAGATACCGTCTCCACTATTTTAGATCAGGCGGTTCAAAACACCGCAGCCAAAGGAATTTACATAGCTATTGCAGCAGGTAATGATCATAAGCCGGCTTCGCAGTTTTCGCCAGGCCGGGTGAATGCAAAAAATGTATATACAGTAGCAGCAGTTGATAGTGTTGATAATTTTGCATCGTTTTCAAATTATGGTAACGATGTGGTGGATTATGCGGCGCCTGGTGTAAAGATAACCTCTACCTACATGGGGGGCAAGTACGCTATTTTCAGCGGTACATCCATGGCGGCCCCGCACGTTGCCGGTTTATTATTGTTGGACGGGAATGCTATAAAGTCATCCGGAACAGCCGTAAACGACCCCGCGTCAGCGCCTACCCCTATTGCCCATAAATAA
- a CDS encoding NADPH-dependent FMN reductase — translation MNRKIKILSVSGGIRPTSSNALLVKEIQKWAPENVEISIYQGLATLPAFDDGPASETVNDWIRQLTEADGVLICSPEYAFGVPGALKNAIEWTVRSGELVNKPLALITAASSGDKAHAAWLQIFSAISSDIPPGGALLIPFIKTKFNEKGEVSDVAIKEAILKTVQALIQCIEQKASAADE, via the coding sequence ATGAACAGAAAGATAAAGATCCTGTCAGTATCAGGAGGCATACGACCCACTTCATCCAATGCTTTACTGGTAAAGGAAATTCAAAAATGGGCGCCTGAAAATGTGGAGATATCCATTTATCAGGGACTGGCCACCCTGCCCGCATTTGATGATGGCCCGGCTTCGGAAACAGTAAATGACTGGATCCGGCAACTGACCGAAGCGGATGGGGTGTTAATTTGTTCTCCCGAATACGCTTTTGGCGTTCCCGGAGCATTGAAAAATGCCATTGAGTGGACGGTAAGATCGGGCGAGCTGGTAAATAAACCATTAGCCTTAATAACCGCGGCCTCAAGCGGCGATAAGGCGCATGCCGCCTGGCTGCAGATCTTTTCTGCCATATCATCAGACATTCCTCCGGGCGGGGCTTTGCTGATCCCATTTATCAAAACAAAATTCAATGAAAAAGGGGAGGTGTCGGATGTAGCTATAAAAGAAGCTATTTTGAAAACTGTGCAGGCGCTTATCCAATGCATTGAACAAAAGGCATCTGCGGCAGATGAGTGA
- a CDS encoding DUF2264 domain-containing protein codes for MKKFTKRLLIASLLLPLWMQAQKPGSNGAVHRDYLVNAMVRIADPLLTALSKNELKKKMPVEAKTNDRQNFTYLEAFGRLLAGMAPWLELGPDSTAEGKLRKKYLDLSIICIRNGTDPAALDYMNFNKGGQALVDAAFLSQALLRAPKQLWGRLDAKTQKNVLEALKSSRVITPGHSNWLFFSAMVEAALLQFEGSCDKMRIDYAVSQHLQWYKGDGVYGDGASFHWDYYNSFVIQPMFLEVLQTLINSGQNENKTYELELSRARRYAAIQERLISPEGTYPPIGRSLTYRFGAFQLLSKMALMHQLPDEVLPQQVRCALYTVVKRQLEMPNTFDAAGWLTIGLAGHQPGVGEPYISTGSLYLCSQAFLVLGLQASDAFWQNADADWTAKKAWNGEPIPIDHAIEN; via the coding sequence ATGAAAAAGTTTACGAAACGCCTGCTTATTGCGTCATTGCTGTTGCCTCTATGGATGCAGGCACAAAAACCGGGTTCAAACGGTGCCGTGCACCGCGATTACCTGGTAAATGCGATGGTACGGATAGCCGATCCGCTGTTAACGGCGCTCAGCAAAAACGAACTGAAAAAGAAAATGCCGGTAGAAGCCAAAACCAACGACCGGCAGAACTTTACCTACCTGGAAGCATTTGGCCGCTTACTGGCCGGTATGGCGCCCTGGCTGGAACTGGGGCCGGATAGCACCGCCGAAGGGAAACTGCGTAAGAAATATCTGGACCTATCTATCATTTGCATTCGCAATGGCACCGACCCTGCTGCCCTGGATTATATGAACTTTAATAAAGGCGGACAGGCCCTGGTAGATGCGGCGTTTTTGTCGCAGGCCCTGTTACGTGCGCCCAAACAGTTATGGGGACGCCTGGATGCCAAAACCCAAAAAAACGTGCTGGAGGCCCTCAAATCGTCGCGGGTAATAACGCCGGGGCATAGCAACTGGCTTTTTTTCAGCGCCATGGTGGAAGCGGCCCTATTACAATTTGAAGGCAGTTGCGATAAAATGCGGATAGACTATGCCGTATCACAACATTTACAATGGTACAAAGGCGATGGCGTTTATGGCGACGGCGCCAGTTTTCATTGGGATTATTACAATAGCTTCGTTATTCAGCCCATGTTTTTGGAAGTGTTGCAAACACTGATAAACAGTGGCCAGAATGAAAACAAAACCTATGAATTGGAATTAAGCCGGGCCAGGCGATACGCAGCCATCCAGGAACGTCTGATCTCACCGGAAGGCACCTATCCGCCTATTGGCCGCTCACTGACTTACCGGTTTGGTGCTTTTCAATTGTTGTCGAAGATGGCCCTGATGCACCAATTACCTGATGAGGTATTACCACAACAGGTGCGGTGTGCGTTGTATACGGTGGTGAAGCGGCAGTTGGAAATGCCCAATACTTTTGATGCAGCAGGCTGGTTAACAATAGGGCTGGCAGGCCACCAGCCCGGCGTTGGGGAACCGTATATTTCAACCGGCAGCCTGTATTTATGTTCTCAGGCCTTCCTGGTGTTGGGATTACAAGCCTCGGATGCCTTTTGGCAAAACGCCGATGCCGACTGGACCGCCAAAAAAGCCTGGAACGGCGAGCCCATTCCCATTGATCATGCTATTGAAAATTAA
- a CDS encoding response regulator, with protein sequence MSKTKTLFIIDDDEDDQLFINEAMKDLKIPFECFYANNGESALKHLKEGTVPLPDFIFLDLNMPKLNGKECLIEIKKLPQYSTVPLIIYTTSSNQKDKQEIMQLGAHFFLTKPTRISELCVCLNNVFSMDWKQVAG encoded by the coding sequence ATGAGCAAGACGAAAACCCTTTTTATTATAGACGATGATGAAGATGATCAGCTGTTCATTAATGAGGCCATGAAGGATTTAAAAATTCCTTTTGAATGCTTTTATGCCAACAACGGCGAGTCAGCGTTAAAGCATTTAAAAGAGGGCACCGTTCCGCTCCCCGATTTTATTTTCCTTGACCTGAATATGCCCAAATTAAATGGCAAAGAATGCCTGATAGAGATCAAAAAGCTCCCGCAATATTCAACCGTTCCGCTTATTATTTACACTACCAGCAGCAATCAAAAAGACAAACAGGAAATTATGCAGCTGGGCGCCCACTTCTTCTTAACCAAACCCACCCGCATCAGTGAACTGTGCGTTTGCCTGAACAATGTTTTCTCTATGGACTGGAAACAGGTGGCGGGGTAA
- a CDS encoding PKD domain-containing protein — MKKSIIGCLLLLMQLFTARADHITGGEMNYIFTGISNGMCNYQVTAKLFMDCYSNRRLPDPAYFGIFNKGTGAHIKDISIGMAHQDKLTLSNPGPCITNPPSVCYDIGFYEFNVSLPPSAEGYVIVIQVVYRVQGISNLVPAYGNIGATYTGEIPGNGVVPSGPENSSAAFNGDDMVVICANNSFSYSFAAVDNDNDQLRYSFTNAYVGGSGGGGLNFPPASPPYSSVPYGSNYGPGAPLGGNVKINPNTGMITGVAPGEGIYVVTVQVEEIRNGVVIATQRKDLQIRITACTIASATIPPDYMLCKNSQTIALANLSTSPLITSTTWELIDNKGITVFYSNDAVTNYTFTDTGVYTVKLVINRGQQCSDSSVSQAYVYPGFKPDFNVNGICFKKPTRFFDASVTAYGKVDSWDWNFGDGTGSDVSSQPSPVYIYQSMGVKNVRLIATNTKGCRDTTLKDISIVEKPPLSLAFRDTLICIPDALQLQAIGNGVFSWSPATAMLNANTATPTVNPLTTIFYTVQLDDNGCINRDSVQVRVVDHVTLLAMNDTTICQGDTVRLHVSSDGLKYNWTPANQVLNAAAANPDVVTRASTKYEVTANIGSCMAKDQVLVTTVPYPVADAGPDTTICFNTKAQLLASTEAIRFVWLPSPSLSNISILNPVASPKTSTAYVLSAYDNKGCPKPGYDTVVVNVLPQIKAFAGRDTSVVINQLLQLQASGGKAYRWVPATNLSNPAIANPTAVYTTSSAGLTYKVLVYNEANCVDSAYIKVKVFQTVPTVFVPNAFTPNSDGRNDMLRPIAVGIARIDYFEIFNRWGQLVFRTSSNEHGWDGTIGGKIQPAGTYVWMVKATDYLGAPYVQRGTLVLIR, encoded by the coding sequence ATGAAGAAGTCGATCATTGGCTGCTTGCTGCTGCTTATGCAATTATTTACCGCCCGTGCCGATCACATCACCGGCGGTGAAATGAATTATATATTTACCGGCATCAGTAATGGGATGTGCAACTACCAGGTAACCGCTAAATTATTTATGGATTGTTATAGTAACCGGCGATTGCCTGATCCTGCTTACTTTGGCATTTTTAATAAAGGGACCGGCGCTCATATAAAAGACATCAGCATTGGAATGGCCCACCAGGATAAACTTACATTGAGTAACCCGGGTCCCTGTATCACCAACCCGCCTTCTGTTTGTTATGATATTGGTTTTTATGAATTCAATGTAAGCCTGCCGCCTTCGGCAGAAGGATATGTTATAGTAATACAGGTTGTATATCGCGTACAGGGCATCAGCAACCTGGTACCGGCCTATGGCAACATCGGGGCTACGTATACCGGTGAAATTCCAGGCAATGGGGTGGTGCCATCGGGACCAGAAAACAGCAGTGCTGCTTTCAACGGCGATGATATGGTAGTGATCTGCGCCAATAACTCTTTCTCTTACAGTTTTGCAGCGGTAGATAACGACAACGACCAGCTGCGGTATTCATTTACCAATGCCTATGTGGGCGGTTCAGGCGGCGGTGGGTTAAATTTTCCACCGGCATCGCCACCCTATTCTTCAGTGCCCTACGGGTCCAATTACGGACCAGGCGCGCCATTAGGTGGCAATGTAAAGATCAATCCTAATACGGGTATGATAACCGGCGTGGCCCCGGGAGAAGGAATATATGTGGTAACGGTACAGGTAGAAGAGATCAGGAACGGAGTTGTCATTGCCACCCAGCGAAAAGACCTGCAGATCCGCATCACGGCATGCACCATTGCATCGGCTACCATACCGCCCGACTATATGCTTTGTAAAAATTCGCAAACCATAGCTCTGGCTAATTTAAGTACCAGTCCGCTTATAACCTCCACCACCTGGGAGCTGATCGATAACAAAGGGATTACTGTATTCTATTCAAACGACGCAGTTACCAATTATACATTTACCGATACAGGCGTTTATACCGTAAAACTGGTCATCAACCGTGGTCAGCAATGTTCTGATTCATCCGTTTCACAGGCCTATGTTTATCCTGGCTTTAAACCCGATTTTAACGTGAATGGCATTTGCTTTAAAAAGCCAACCAGGTTTTTTGATGCATCGGTTACTGCCTATGGCAAAGTTGATTCCTGGGACTGGAATTTTGGCGATGGAACCGGCAGTGATGTATCCTCGCAACCCTCGCCTGTCTATATCTATCAATCGATGGGTGTTAAAAACGTCCGGTTGATCGCCACCAATACAAAGGGCTGCCGCGATACTACGCTTAAAGATATTTCCATTGTTGAAAAGCCGCCTTTATCACTTGCTTTTCGCGATACGCTCATTTGTATTCCCGATGCGTTGCAATTGCAGGCTATTGGCAATGGTGTTTTCAGCTGGTCGCCCGCCACGGCCATGTTGAATGCAAATACAGCCACCCCCACAGTGAATCCTTTGACCACCATCTTCTATACAGTGCAGCTGGATGATAATGGCTGCATCAACCGCGATTCGGTACAGGTGCGCGTGGTAGATCATGTAACCTTGCTGGCAATGAATGATACCACCATTTGCCAGGGCGATACAGTTCGCCTGCATGTATCATCAGACGGATTAAAATATAACTGGACACCTGCAAACCAGGTGTTGAATGCAGCCGCCGCCAACCCCGACGTGGTAACAAGGGCCAGCACAAAATATGAAGTAACGGCCAACATTGGCAGTTGCATGGCCAAAGACCAGGTATTGGTTACAACCGTGCCATACCCGGTAGCGGATGCAGGCCCGGACACTACTATTTGCTTTAATACAAAAGCGCAATTGTTAGCCAGTACCGAGGCCATCCGGTTTGTATGGTTGCCTTCGCCGTCGCTAAGCAATATCAGCATCCTGAACCCGGTGGCTTCGCCAAAAACAAGTACGGCTTATGTGCTTTCGGCCTATGACAATAAAGGCTGTCCCAAACCAGGGTATGATACGGTGGTAGTGAATGTATTACCTCAAATAAAAGCATTTGCAGGCAGGGATACATCGGTAGTGATAAATCAATTGTTGCAATTACAGGCAAGCGGTGGTAAAGCCTACCGGTGGGTCCCGGCCACCAATTTATCGAATCCTGCTATTGCCAACCCTACGGCTGTGTATACCACCTCTTCCGCCGGCCTAACCTATAAAGTGTTGGTGTATAACGAAGCCAATTGTGTTGATTCTGCCTACATAAAAGTGAAAGTATTTCAAACTGTGCCTACTGTATTTGTGCCCAATGCGTTTACACCCAACAGCGATGGCAGAAACGACATGCTGCGCCCGATTGCAGTGGGGATAGCGCGCATAGATTATTTCGAGATCTTTAATCGTTGGGGGCAACTGGTGTTCAGAACATCGAGCAATGAGCATGGCTGGGATGGGACCATTGGTGGCAAAATACAGCCGGCAGGCACCTATGTGTGGATGGTAAAAGCCACTGATTATCTGGGAGCACCATACGTGCAACGGGGTACTCTGGTTTTAATTAGATAA
- a CDS encoding acyl-CoA thioesterase, with protein sequence MQLKTFYTVRFSDCDPLGHLNNARYIDYMLNAREDHLKQYYNITLSEYHKQGLAWVTRSHNIQYLRPVFYNEIVCIESRLIELGESHVLVELLLFDEKQETLKAIMWTNFTSVDIKTGRRKDHPAFFMEFAATMKVDDVDIPAGLNERIKTLRNPVQ encoded by the coding sequence ATGCAACTGAAAACATTTTATACAGTACGCTTTAGTGATTGCGATCCGCTGGGACATTTGAACAATGCTCGGTACATAGATTATATGTTGAACGCCCGTGAAGATCATTTGAAACAGTATTACAATATAACCCTGTCTGAATATCATAAACAGGGCCTGGCCTGGGTTACCCGCAGCCATAATATCCAATACCTGCGTCCGGTTTTTTATAATGAGATCGTTTGTATTGAGTCGCGCCTTATTGAATTAGGTGAGTCGCATGTACTGGTGGAATTGTTGTTGTTTGACGAAAAGCAGGAAACCCTGAAGGCCATCATGTGGACAAACTTTACCAGCGTGGATATAAAAACAGGCCGCAGAAAAGACCACCCTGCCTTCTTTATGGAATTTGCAGCCACCATGAAAGTAGATGATGTGGATATACCCGCAGGTTTAAACGAAAGAATAAAAACGTTAAGGAACCCCGTTCAATAA
- a CDS encoding TetR/AcrR family transcriptional regulator, translated as MTKAEKTKEFIIAKAAPLFNKKGYAGTSMSDIMKATGLAKGGLYGNFESKDEIAALAFEYSYNLLKEDIGLKIKSKKTGVEKLQTIFQYYKNYTVTPSIEGGCPLMNTAVDADDAYPFLKKKAKLALQEMLGSLQHILKKGIQEGSFRSDLNVKKEAELIFAQIEGGIMMAKVLDDVTVLNRLLESLKYRMETEYMNHS; from the coding sequence GTGACAAAAGCAGAAAAAACAAAAGAGTTCATTATTGCCAAAGCAGCTCCCCTGTTTAATAAAAAGGGTTATGCAGGCACTTCCATGAGCGATATTATGAAGGCGACCGGCCTGGCCAAAGGCGGCTTGTATGGTAATTTTGAAAGCAAGGATGAAATTGCCGCCCTGGCATTTGAATACTCCTATAACCTGTTGAAAGAAGATATTGGCCTGAAGATAAAATCAAAAAAGACGGGTGTTGAAAAACTGCAAACCATTTTTCAGTATTATAAGAACTACACCGTTACACCATCAATTGAAGGTGGTTGCCCGTTGATGAATACCGCTGTTGATGCCGACGATGCCTATCCTTTTTTAAAGAAGAAAGCCAAACTGGCGCTGCAGGAAATGTTGGGCTCACTGCAACATATTTTAAAAAAAGGCATACAGGAAGGATCGTTCAGAAGCGATCTGAATGTAAAGAAAGAAGCCGAATTGATCTTTGCCCAAATAGAAGGCGGTATAATGATGGCCAAAGTGCTCGACGATGTAACGGTGCTGAACAGATTACTGGAGAGTCTTAAATACCGCATGGAAACAGAATACATGAACCATTCATAA
- a CDS encoding MATE family efflux transporter, which yields MSDQTPNIGTMRIRSFFSLFKLALSGQQQDYTQGSIRRAVFLLAVPMILEMCMESVFAVVDIYFVGHLGKNEAVSTVVLTESVLTIVYSLAIGLSMAATALVARRIGEKNPEAASKAGIQSMLIAFLFTAVISTTGLFFAPDVLKLMGASAETIHIGTNYTRIIYGGSIVIMLLFLINGIFRGAGDASMAMRSLWIANICNIILCPVLIYGAGPIPGFGITGAAMATTIGRGIGVLYQLYHLFSGKRVIKVRRQDFIPDWPIIKSISNIAWTGTAQFLIASASWMVLARIMAEFGDTAVAGYGVAIRLIMFFLLPAWGMSNAAATLVGQNLGAQQPLRAEQSVWRTAKYNTIFMIFVTLVFMLFAQPIVAFMNKDVTVESYAVMALRIVSLGYIFFGVGMVVTNAFNGAGDTRTPTLINIFGFWMFQVPLAFLLAMVFKLGPKGVFIAIVLAETGITIAGIILFRKGKWKKVKI from the coding sequence ATGTCGGATCAAACACCCAACATAGGTACTATGCGTATCAGATCTTTTTTCTCGTTATTCAAACTGGCGTTATCGGGCCAGCAGCAGGATTACACCCAGGGCAGTATTCGCCGTGCCGTTTTTTTACTGGCCGTACCCATGATCCTTGAAATGTGCATGGAGTCGGTTTTTGCGGTGGTAGATATTTATTTTGTAGGCCATCTTGGCAAAAACGAAGCCGTATCAACAGTGGTGCTTACCGAATCGGTGCTTACCATTGTTTATTCACTGGCTATTGGTTTAAGTATGGCAGCTACCGCCCTGGTAGCGCGCCGCATTGGGGAAAAGAATCCCGAGGCAGCATCAAAAGCCGGGATACAATCAATGTTAATTGCATTCCTGTTTACAGCTGTTATCAGCACCACCGGTTTATTTTTTGCGCCCGATGTATTAAAGCTGATGGGGGCTTCTGCTGAAACCATTCACATTGGCACCAATTATACCCGGATTATTTATGGTGGCAGCATCGTAATTATGTTGCTGTTCCTGATAAATGGTATTTTCAGGGGAGCAGGTGATGCATCGATGGCTATGCGATCTTTATGGATCGCCAACATTTGTAATATCATTCTTTGCCCGGTATTAATTTACGGGGCAGGTCCCATTCCTGGTTTTGGCATTACCGGCGCCGCCATGGCCACTACCATTGGCCGCGGTATTGGGGTGCTTTATCAGCTTTATCATTTATTCAGCGGTAAACGGGTTATCAAAGTAAGAAGACAGGATTTTATTCCCGACTGGCCGATCATTAAATCTATCTCAAATATTGCCTGGACGGGTACTGCGCAATTCCTGATCGCCTCTGCCAGCTGGATGGTGCTGGCCCGTATTATGGCTGAGTTTGGTGATACCGCTGTTGCCGGCTATGGGGTAGCCATCCGGTTGATCATGTTCTTCTTATTACCCGCATGGGGAATGAGCAATGCTGCCGCCACGCTGGTTGGTCAAAACCTCGGTGCCCAGCAACCACTGCGGGCCGAACAATCGGTATGGCGTACTGCTAAATACAATACCATCTTTATGATCTTTGTAACGCTGGTGTTCATGCTTTTTGCTCAACCCATAGTGGCATTTATGAACAAGGATGTTACGGTTGAATCTTACGCGGTAATGGCGTTGCGCATTGTAAGCCTTGGGTATATTTTCTTTGGCGTAGGGATGGTTGTTACCAATGCCTTTAATGGCGCCGGTGATACCCGCACCCCCACACTGATAAACATCTTTGGTTTCTGGATGTTCCAGGTGCCGCTGGCATTTCTGTTGGCCATGGTGTTTAAGCTGGGGCCGAAGGGCGTATTTATCGCTATTGTGCTGGCCGAAACGGGCATTACCATTGCCGGTATCATCCTTTTCAGGAAAGGCAAATGGAAGAAAGTCAAAATATAA
- a CDS encoding AI-2E family transporter → MKQQIPNNAIRQVLILATIIILGLVLFNQLKSLIPAFLGAYTLYVLLRKWMFVLEGRYKWRKSLAASILMLLSFLIILLPIFLVINMLSSKVAFAMQHSQEVLASLKTYIEKLEGQYKINILTDTNLNKITSWTGETVPKILGGAFDTLTSIVIMYFILYFMLVEGRKMESNFYDWVPVKDENTLLLRRELNTMVYSNAIGIPLIAILQGVVGLIGYLILGVNEPWFWFVLTCITSMLPILGAAMAYVPVGLLFFANGHATKGVIMLLYGFGVIGTVDNLFRFVILKRIGDVHPLITGFGVIIGVGLFGFIGLIFGPILISLFLVLIKIYANEFNIEKRDHAGPQ, encoded by the coding sequence ATGAAGCAACAAATACCCAACAATGCCATCAGGCAGGTTCTTATTTTAGCCACCATTATTATCCTCGGCTTAGTATTGTTTAACCAGTTAAAAAGCCTGATACCAGCTTTTCTGGGGGCCTATACACTATATGTGTTGCTACGTAAATGGATGTTCGTTTTAGAAGGGCGGTATAAATGGAGAAAAAGCCTGGCCGCTTCCATACTCATGCTGCTCTCTTTCCTGATCATTCTGCTGCCAATTTTCCTGGTAATAAATATGCTCTCTTCAAAAGTGGCCTTTGCCATGCAACACTCACAGGAAGTGCTGGCAAGCCTGAAGACATATATTGAAAAACTGGAAGGCCAGTATAAAATAAACATTCTCACAGATACCAACCTGAACAAAATCACCTCGTGGACCGGAGAAACGGTTCCCAAGATCCTCGGTGGCGCCTTTGATACCCTCACCAGTATTGTGATCATGTATTTTATTCTGTACTTCATGTTGGTGGAGGGCCGCAAAATGGAATCGAACTTTTATGACTGGGTTCCCGTGAAAGATGAGAATACCCTGTTGCTGCGCAGGGAACTTAACACCATGGTATATTCGAATGCCATCGGCATACCGCTCATTGCCATTTTGCAGGGAGTAGTTGGGCTGATCGGTTACCTGATCCTGGGCGTAAATGAACCCTGGTTCTGGTTTGTGCTCACCTGCATCACCAGTATGCTGCCAATTCTGGGCGCCGCTATGGCCTATGTGCCAGTGGGGTTGCTATTTTTTGCCAATGGCCATGCCACCAAGGGAGTTATTATGTTGCTGTACGGCTTTGGCGTTATTGGCACGGTTGATAACCTGTTCAGGTTTGTAATACTGAAACGTATTGGCGATGTGCATCCCCTGATCACCGGTTTTGGGGTCATTATCGGGGTAGGACTTTTCGGGTTTATCGGCCTTATATTCGGGCCAATCCTAATTTCACTTTTCCTGGTGCTTATCAAAATCTACGCAAACGAATTCAATATTGAGAAAAGAGACCATGCCGGTCCTCAATGA